In Streptomyces sp. SLBN-118, the following are encoded in one genomic region:
- a CDS encoding SRPBCC domain-containing protein, producing MEGIPQQTCNQLDHVIEPSAGGGSWVRYVHSGIFVDDWDYQYDGASKHTDFYLHTLRQCLKHFAGRPVSFTTLDAPAASNTPDGLEVVSRGLGLPDDAAEGATVRVEVPGAGEVDAVLDYRNPYFVGLRTDEAMYRVFGRNHFGVPVGVSVHDFARGADAAKNEEAWRAWLTGLFA from the coding sequence GTGGAGGGCATTCCCCAGCAGACCTGCAACCAGCTCGACCATGTCATCGAGCCGAGTGCGGGCGGCGGCTCCTGGGTGCGCTACGTGCACAGCGGCATCTTCGTCGACGACTGGGACTACCAGTACGACGGCGCGAGCAAGCACACGGACTTCTATCTGCACACCCTGCGGCAGTGCCTGAAGCACTTCGCCGGCCGGCCGGTTTCGTTCACCACGCTGGACGCTCCCGCCGCCTCGAACACCCCGGACGGCCTGGAGGTCGTCAGCCGCGGACTCGGGCTGCCGGACGACGCCGCCGAGGGCGCGACGGTACGGGTCGAGGTGCCCGGCGCAGGCGAGGTCGACGCGGTTCTCGACTACCGCAACCCGTACTTCGTCGGGCTGCGGACGGACGAGGCGATGTACCGCGTCTTCGGCCGCAACCACTTCGGTGTGCCCGTCGGGGTCAGCGTGCACGACTTCGCGAGGGGCGCGGACGCCGCGAAGAACGAGGAAGCCTGGCGGGCGTGGCTCACCGGCCTGTTCGCCTGA
- a CDS encoding (2Fe-2S)-binding protein, whose amino-acid sequence MDLDEVGSVGGFFALRTGEPGDGHMPLARLYAGDTAPLTARVDTVAARLRTPERRVAASVAHLGFAARLWSVALGCAALHSELPDLDPARLHWDPSLTAPDDLCLTAVRTVPATAEVVREAVQYSHLVPLADALTADTRISRQLLWGNAGSALAGAVRELRAWARRGGRTEVAERTSALAAGLFAHPDLSGTVEGPAMRRRTCCLYYRCPSGGLCGDCVFDRPPRHRSAQ is encoded by the coding sequence GTGGATCTCGACGAGGTGGGGTCCGTGGGCGGTTTCTTCGCCCTGCGGACCGGCGAGCCAGGCGATGGGCATATGCCGCTGGCTCGGCTGTACGCGGGCGACACGGCCCCCCTCACGGCCCGGGTCGACACGGTCGCCGCACGGCTGCGCACCCCCGAGCGGCGCGTCGCCGCCTCCGTCGCACACCTCGGGTTCGCCGCCCGTCTGTGGTCGGTGGCTCTCGGCTGTGCCGCGCTGCACAGCGAACTCCCCGATCTCGACCCGGCCCGGCTGCACTGGGACCCTTCGCTCACCGCGCCGGACGATCTCTGTCTGACCGCCGTACGGACCGTGCCCGCCACCGCGGAGGTGGTTCGCGAGGCAGTGCAGTACAGCCACCTCGTACCGCTCGCCGACGCGCTCACCGCCGACACCCGCATCTCGAGACAGCTGCTGTGGGGCAACGCGGGCTCCGCACTCGCCGGAGCCGTACGCGAACTGCGTGCCTGGGCCCGGCGCGGTGGCCGGACCGAGGTCGCCGAGCGCACCTCGGCCCTCGCCGCCGGGCTCTTTGCCCACCCCGATCTTTCCGGCACGGTCGAAGGTCCCGCCATGCGGCGGCGGACGTGCTGTCTCTACTACCGCTGCCCCTCGGGCGGGCTCTGCGGCGACTGCGTCTTCGACCGTCCGCCGCGACACCGCTCAGCGCAGTGA
- a CDS encoding lipase maturation factor family protein, producing the protein MEWFTDSDYWLSRLVFQRALAAVYLVAFLTAARQFRALIGERGMLPVPAYVRRVPMRYAPSLFQLRYSDRLFAVCAWFGALLSAALVAGAADRIPLPVAMLWWAALWVLYLSIVNVGQTWYGFGWESLLLEVGFLAVFLGNERTAPPVLVLWLLRWVLFRVEFGAGLIKIRGDQCWRDLTCLYYHHETQPMPGPLSWFFHHLPRPFHRVEVAANHVTQLFVPVLLFTPQPTASVAAGMIVLTQLWLVLSGNFSWLNWITIVLALSVVEGSLVADPHELPGSPIWYEVVVIAVSALLLGLSYRPARNLLSRRQSMNRSYDPFHLVNAYGAFGTVGRVRFEVVVEGTDERTLHPGTVWREYEFKGKPGDVRRLPRQYAPYHLRLDWMMWFAALSPGYAHAWFGPFVERLLDGDRDTLRLLSGNPFPEAPPAYVRARLYHYRYTTWRELRATGAWWHRTYVREFLRPTRLL; encoded by the coding sequence ATGGAGTGGTTCACGGACAGCGACTACTGGCTCAGCCGGCTGGTCTTCCAGCGGGCGCTGGCCGCCGTGTACCTGGTCGCCTTTCTCACCGCGGCCCGGCAGTTCCGGGCGCTGATCGGCGAGCGGGGCATGCTGCCGGTGCCCGCGTACGTGCGCCGGGTGCCGATGCGGTATGCGCCGAGCCTGTTCCAACTGCGCTACTCCGACCGGCTCTTCGCCGTCTGCGCCTGGTTTGGCGCCCTGCTCTCGGCGGCCCTGGTCGCGGGCGCCGCCGACCGGATCCCGCTCCCGGTCGCGATGCTGTGGTGGGCGGCGCTGTGGGTGCTCTATCTGTCGATCGTGAACGTCGGTCAGACCTGGTACGGCTTCGGCTGGGAGTCGCTGCTGCTGGAGGTGGGCTTTCTCGCCGTCTTCCTCGGCAATGAACGCACCGCCCCACCGGTGCTCGTGCTGTGGCTGCTGCGCTGGGTGCTGTTCCGGGTGGAGTTCGGCGCGGGGCTGATCAAAATCCGCGGCGACCAGTGCTGGCGCGATCTCACGTGCCTCTACTACCACCACGAGACGCAGCCGATGCCGGGTCCGCTGAGCTGGTTCTTCCACCATCTGCCCAGGCCCTTCCACCGGGTGGAGGTGGCGGCCAACCATGTGACCCAACTCTTCGTTCCCGTCCTGCTGTTCACCCCGCAGCCGACCGCGAGTGTGGCCGCCGGAATGATCGTCCTGACCCAGCTGTGGCTGGTGCTCTCGGGCAACTTCTCCTGGCTGAACTGGATCACGATCGTTCTCGCGCTGTCCGTCGTGGAGGGATCCCTGGTCGCCGATCCTCACGAGCTGCCCGGATCCCCGATCTGGTACGAGGTCGTGGTCATCGCCGTCAGCGCACTGCTGCTCGGCCTGAGTTACCGCCCGGCGCGCAATCTGCTCTCGCGGCGGCAGTCGATGAACCGCTCCTACGACCCCTTCCATCTGGTCAACGCCTATGGCGCGTTCGGCACGGTGGGGCGGGTGCGCTTCGAGGTGGTGGTCGAGGGCACGGACGAGAGGACGCTCCACCCGGGCACGGTCTGGCGGGAGTACGAGTTCAAGGGCAAGCCCGGCGATGTGCGCCGGCTGCCGCGCCAGTACGCCCCCTACCATCTGCGGCTCGACTGGATGATGTGGTTCGCCGCGCTCTCCCCCGGCTATGCGCATGCCTGGTTCGGACCCTTCGTGGAGCGGCTGCTGGACGGGGACCGGGACACCCTGAGGCTGCTGAGCGGCAATCCGTTCCCCGAGGCCCCGCCCGCGTATGTCCGCGCCAGGCTGTACCACTACCGGTACACGACCTGGCGCGAACTGCGGGCCACGGGAGCCTGGTGGCACCGGACCTACGTACGCGAATTCCTCAGGCCGACCAGGCTGCTGTAA
- a CDS encoding SDR family NAD(P)-dependent oxidoreductase translates to MTVTEDSPAFGPGIDPERLAVCLSVLDELDKLDVDHPDAITVRRATAGIYRTVKQRRRQERRAAKTAHDKAVTEATATGSAERIDDETEGLLPSSSVSGDIAGILQRPRSCYICKTRYVEVDAFYHQLCQKCAAENRARRDARTDLAGKRALLTGGRAKIGMYIALRLLRDGAHTTITTRFPNDAIRRFKAMPDSDEWIHRLKIVGIDLRDPAQVVALADSVAAEGPLDILINNAAQTVRRSPQAYSELVAAESAPLPAGELPPAQVIGTFGSGAVDSVAALPSGAGEGLSAQDVTDLALVSGSASLERIAAGTAIDAGGLVPDLHDSNSWIQTVSEVDPVELLEVQLCNSTAPFILISRLRPVMAASRGKRTYVVNVSAMEGVFSRGYKGAGHPHTNMAKAALNMLTRTSAQEMFETDGILMTAVDTGWITDERPHPDKMRLADEGFHAPLDLVDGAARVYDPIVRGEDGEDLYGCFLKDYAPANW, encoded by the coding sequence ATGACGGTGACAGAGGACAGCCCGGCGTTCGGCCCGGGCATCGACCCGGAGCGTCTGGCCGTCTGCCTCAGCGTGCTCGACGAACTCGACAAGCTCGACGTCGACCACCCCGACGCGATCACGGTGCGCCGCGCCACCGCGGGCATCTACCGCACCGTGAAGCAGCGCCGCCGCCAGGAGCGCCGGGCCGCCAAGACCGCCCACGACAAGGCGGTCACCGAGGCCACCGCGACCGGTTCCGCCGAGCGCATCGACGACGAGACCGAGGGCCTTCTCCCGTCCTCCTCGGTCAGCGGCGACATCGCGGGGATACTCCAGCGCCCCCGGTCCTGCTACATCTGCAAGACCCGCTATGTCGAGGTCGACGCCTTCTACCACCAGCTGTGCCAGAAGTGCGCGGCCGAGAACCGCGCCCGCAGGGACGCCCGTACCGATCTGGCCGGCAAGCGCGCCCTCCTCACCGGCGGCCGGGCCAAGATCGGCATGTACATCGCGCTGCGGCTGCTGCGTGACGGTGCCCACACCACCATCACCACCCGATTCCCCAACGATGCGATCCGCCGCTTCAAGGCGATGCCGGACAGCGACGAGTGGATCCACCGCCTCAAGATCGTCGGCATTGACCTGCGTGATCCGGCCCAGGTTGTCGCGCTCGCCGACTCGGTGGCCGCCGAGGGTCCGCTGGACATCCTGATCAACAACGCCGCCCAGACCGTACGCCGCTCCCCGCAGGCCTACAGCGAACTGGTCGCCGCCGAGTCCGCGCCGCTCCCGGCCGGTGAGCTGCCGCCCGCCCAGGTCATCGGCACCTTCGGCAGCGGCGCCGTGGATTCCGTGGCCGCACTGCCCTCCGGCGCGGGCGAGGGTCTGAGCGCCCAGGACGTCACCGACCTCGCACTGGTCAGCGGCTCGGCCTCACTGGAGCGCATCGCCGCGGGCACGGCCATCGACGCGGGTGGTCTCGTCCCCGATCTGCACGACAGCAACAGCTGGATCCAGACCGTCTCCGAGGTGGACCCGGTCGAGCTGCTCGAAGTGCAGCTGTGCAATTCCACCGCGCCCTTCATCCTGATCAGCAGGCTCCGCCCGGTGATGGCCGCGTCGCGGGGCAAGCGCACCTATGTGGTGAACGTCTCCGCGATGGAGGGCGTCTTCAGCCGTGGCTACAAGGGCGCGGGTCACCCGCACACCAATATGGCCAAGGCCGCGCTGAACATGCTCACCCGCACCAGCGCCCAGGAGATGTTCGAGACCGACGGCATCCTGATGACCGCCGTGGACACCGGCTGGATCACCGACGAGCGCCCGCATCCGGACAAGATGCGCCTGGCCGACGAAGGTTTCCACGCCCCGCTCGACCTGGTCGACGGCGCGGCCCGTGTCTACGACCCGATCGTGCGCGGCGAGGACGGCGAGGACCTCTACGGCTGCTTCCTCAAGGACTACGCTCCGGCGAACTGGTAG
- a CDS encoding ATP-binding protein, whose amino-acid sequence MRAHGRSRRRAACATYLLPRAETSARWARHLTTAFLTRGCGEKLSGDQVEDATLVVSELVTNATRHGRSNCRLRLHVDPGLVTVEVQDASPVHPRLCSPLDLDEGGRGMVMVRELSQHVAVRGGRGGGKTVSAVLAAS is encoded by the coding sequence ATGCGTGCGCACGGACGTTCCCGTCGGCGCGCCGCATGCGCGACGTACCTCCTGCCCCGGGCGGAGACCTCCGCCCGCTGGGCCCGGCATCTGACGACGGCCTTCCTCACCCGGGGCTGCGGCGAGAAGCTGTCCGGCGACCAGGTGGAGGACGCGACCCTGGTGGTGTCCGAGCTGGTCACCAACGCCACTCGGCACGGCAGGAGCAACTGCCGGCTGCGGCTGCACGTCGACCCGGGGCTGGTCACCGTCGAGGTGCAGGATGCCAGTCCGGTTCACCCGCGGCTGTGCTCGCCGCTGGACCTGGACGAGGGCGGACGGGGCATGGTGATGGTGCGCGAGCTGTCGCAGCACGTCGCTGTACGGGGCGGACGCGGGGGCGGCAAGACCGTCTCGGCGGTGCTCGCCGCGTCCTGA
- a CDS encoding DUF6777 domain-containing protein — translation MRPPKRRRYAAAAAAIFVTLLAAGCGGASSAATDGQGEVFLQPAAVQGPDPYTSTTALSGGAPPPPPPVPASEPSPTRGLTLRTLSGATPGLYGGTQSIGSCDVEQQVTFLGGDQAKARAFARGAGISQSDIPDFLRGLTPVVLRADTRVTNHGYRNRSAAGFQAVLQSGTAVLVDGHGAPRVRCSCGNPLGPPVAVKGAVVHTGQSWAGYRPDKVVVVKPTVQIVNSLVIVDVINNTWIDRKAGTEGEEDKRPDVLPPVTPDDIFTYPPLAEPPETGDPTRPGDSTGPSDGTSSPAPPEQPPMNPPVEQVPDMPSDPLPPPVQPDVPPEEGVTPSQPDLLVPSEEPAEPDTFPG, via the coding sequence GTGCGTCCACCCAAGCGTCGTCGGTACGCCGCGGCTGCCGCCGCGATCTTTGTCACGCTCCTGGCCGCCGGCTGCGGTGGCGCCAGCAGTGCTGCGACGGACGGGCAGGGGGAGGTCTTCCTCCAGCCGGCCGCGGTCCAGGGTCCGGACCCCTACACCTCGACCACGGCTCTCTCCGGGGGCGCGCCCCCACCTCCGCCGCCCGTGCCGGCGAGCGAGCCGAGCCCCACCAGAGGCCTGACTCTGCGCACCCTGTCCGGCGCAACGCCCGGGCTCTACGGCGGCACCCAGTCGATCGGCAGCTGCGACGTCGAGCAGCAGGTGACGTTCCTGGGCGGTGACCAGGCCAAGGCGCGCGCCTTCGCCCGGGGCGCGGGCATCTCCCAGTCGGACATCCCGGACTTTCTGCGAGGACTCACCCCGGTCGTTCTGCGGGCCGACACGCGCGTCACCAACCACGGCTATCGCAACCGCTCCGCCGCCGGCTTCCAGGCCGTACTGCAGTCCGGTACCGCGGTACTCGTGGACGGACACGGAGCGCCGAGGGTCAGATGCTCCTGCGGAAACCCGCTGGGGCCCCCGGTCGCGGTCAAGGGCGCCGTGGTCCACACAGGTCAGTCCTGGGCGGGCTACCGGCCCGACAAGGTGGTCGTCGTCAAGCCCACGGTGCAGATCGTCAACAGCCTGGTGATCGTCGACGTCATCAACAACACCTGGATCGACCGGAAGGCCGGGACCGAAGGGGAAGAGGACAAGCGGCCCGATGTGCTCCCGCCCGTGACCCCGGACGACATCTTCACCTACCCGCCGCTCGCGGAGCCGCCCGAGACCGGTGATCCGACCCGGCCGGGCGACTCGACCGGACCGAGTGACGGCACGAGCAGCCCCGCTCCGCCCGAGCAGCCGCCGATGAACCCGCCGGTGGAACAGGTGCCGGACATGCCGAGCGACCCCCTGCCACCGCCCGTCCAGCCCGATGTGCCCCCCGAGGAGGGGGTCACACCCTCCCAGCCGGACCTGCTCGTGCCCTCCGAGGAACCGGCGGAGCCGGACACCTTCCCGGGTTGA
- a CDS encoding DMT family transporter: MSSLALAVVLSLVSAVAYAAGAITQEHVAASTSARPYAPLHHAAWWVAVALNGLGAVLHVAALAYGPLSLVQPLGALTIVFALPMAALFVGRRAGAAAWRGAIMATAGLAGLLALTGTSASQSLDGGQRGLLAGATFGGVALLFLAAQTVHRPIIRSVLLAAAAGVAFGIASVFTKTVAVDWSWSAPLDQWPSLVAIAVLACGGLLLSQSSYHGAGLAAPLATVTVVNPVVAAAVGLTMFGESFRYGVPGTAFALAFGVVAAGGLILLTTERIKATRTEATGQAEAEAQIPASGPAPLRRPARQAEPRVHHGDGTPRPSDRQVLSDPLDPEATRPEVGEGIDVGPVSGPCTHFEMEMRP; the protein is encoded by the coding sequence ATGAGTTCCCTCGCGCTGGCCGTGGTGCTGTCACTGGTCTCCGCGGTCGCATATGCGGCCGGGGCGATCACGCAGGAGCATGTCGCCGCCTCCACCTCGGCCCGGCCGTACGCCCCGCTGCACCACGCCGCGTGGTGGGTCGCCGTCGCGCTCAACGGCCTCGGCGCCGTACTGCACGTCGCGGCGCTGGCGTACGGGCCGCTGAGCCTGGTCCAGCCGCTCGGAGCGCTGACGATCGTCTTCGCCCTGCCGATGGCCGCGCTGTTCGTGGGGCGCAGGGCGGGCGCGGCCGCCTGGCGCGGCGCGATCATGGCCACGGCCGGCCTCGCCGGACTGCTGGCGCTGACCGGCACCTCCGCATCCCAGTCGCTGGACGGCGGGCAGCGCGGACTGCTCGCGGGGGCGACCTTCGGCGGGGTGGCGCTGCTCTTCCTTGCCGCCCAGACCGTGCACCGGCCGATCATCCGCAGTGTGCTGCTCGCCGCGGCGGCGGGTGTGGCCTTCGGTATCGCCTCGGTGTTCACCAAGACCGTCGCGGTGGACTGGTCGTGGTCGGCGCCGCTCGACCAGTGGCCGAGCCTGGTGGCGATCGCCGTCCTGGCCTGCGGCGGGCTGCTGCTGTCGCAGTCCTCGTACCACGGCGCGGGCCTCGCGGCCCCGCTGGCCACGGTCACGGTCGTCAATCCGGTGGTCGCGGCGGCCGTCGGCCTCACGATGTTCGGCGAGAGCTTCCGCTACGGCGTGCCGGGAACGGCGTTCGCGCTGGCCTTCGGGGTCGTGGCGGCGGGCGGCCTGATCCTGCTGACGACGGAGCGGATCAAGGCGACGCGTACGGAGGCGACAGGCCAGGCCGAGGCGGAGGCGCAGATCCCCGCGTCGGGGCCGGCGCCCTTGCGGCGGCCGGCGCGCCAGGCGGAGCCGCGGGTGCACCACGGGGACGGTACGCCCCGGCCCTCGGACCGGCAGGTGCTGTCGGACCCCTTAGACCCTGAGGCCACCCGACCTGAGGTAGGCGAGGGGATCGATGTCGGACCCGTATCCGGGCCCTGTACGCACTTCGAAATGGAGATGCGGCCCTGA
- a CDS encoding carotenoid oxygenase family protein yields MDDEHPYRTGPWQPQTAEWRAGDLQVIGEIPADLDGVYLRNTENPVHPARKLYHPFDGDGMIHVVGFRDGKAFYRNRFVRTEGFEAEQKAKQSLWAGIAERPSLALREDGWGARTRMKDASSTDIVVHAGQALSSFWQCGDVYRLDPLTLETLGTSPWAPDWGVSAHTKVDEATGELLFFSYSTQAPYLRYGVVGPDNRLKHLTDVPLPGPRLPHDMAFTENYAILGDFPLFWDPELIAQGKYASRFHPDLPSRFGVVPRLGSDVRWFEADPTYVLHFTNAYEDGDEIVLDGFHQGCPEPEDPRGEGIYQRMFRFLAIERLQTRLHRWRLNLRTGQVKEERLSERFTEFGMINPHRGGLSYRYAYASTQQPGWFLMNGIVKHDLTTGSEERYAYGDGVFGSETAMAPRTGSAGEDDGYLVTLTTDMNADRSECLVFDAARLTDGPVARVRLPERISSGTHSTWAPGSALPGWLEGPADI; encoded by the coding sequence GTGGACGATGAACATCCGTACCGCACGGGACCGTGGCAGCCGCAGACCGCCGAGTGGCGGGCCGGCGACCTTCAGGTGATCGGCGAGATACCCGCCGACCTCGACGGCGTCTACCTGCGCAACACCGAGAACCCGGTGCACCCGGCGCGGAAGCTCTACCACCCCTTCGACGGGGACGGCATGATCCATGTGGTCGGCTTCCGCGACGGAAAGGCCTTCTACCGCAACCGCTTTGTGCGCACCGAAGGCTTCGAGGCGGAGCAGAAGGCCAAGCAGTCCCTGTGGGCGGGAATCGCCGAACGTCCCTCGCTGGCACTGCGCGAGGACGGCTGGGGCGCCCGCACCCGGATGAAGGACGCGTCGAGCACGGACATCGTCGTGCACGCGGGACAGGCGCTCTCCAGCTTCTGGCAGTGCGGCGACGTCTACCGTCTGGACCCGCTCACCCTTGAGACGCTCGGCACGTCGCCCTGGGCACCCGACTGGGGAGTCTCCGCGCACACCAAGGTCGACGAGGCGACCGGCGAGCTGCTGTTCTTCTCGTACTCGACACAGGCGCCGTATCTCCGCTACGGAGTCGTGGGACCCGACAACCGCCTCAAGCACCTCACCGACGTGCCGCTGCCGGGCCCGCGCCTGCCGCACGACATGGCGTTCACGGAGAACTACGCGATCCTGGGCGACTTTCCGCTCTTCTGGGACCCGGAGCTGATCGCCCAGGGCAAGTACGCCTCGCGCTTCCACCCGGACCTGCCCAGCCGCTTCGGTGTCGTACCGCGACTCGGTTCCGACGTCCGCTGGTTCGAGGCCGACCCCACGTATGTACTGCACTTCACCAATGCCTACGAGGACGGCGACGAGATCGTCCTGGACGGCTTCCACCAGGGCTGCCCCGAGCCGGAGGATCCGCGCGGCGAAGGCATCTACCAGCGGATGTTCCGCTTTCTGGCGATCGAGCGGCTCCAGACACGGCTGCACCGCTGGCGGCTCAACCTCCGTACGGGGCAGGTGAAGGAGGAGCGCCTGAGCGAGCGGTTCACGGAGTTCGGCATGATCAACCCGCACCGTGGCGGCCTCTCCTACCGCTATGCGTACGCCTCGACCCAGCAGCCGGGCTGGTTCCTGATGAACGGCATCGTCAAGCACGACCTGACGACGGGGAGCGAGGAGCGATACGCCTACGGCGACGGGGTGTTCGGCAGTGAGACGGCGATGGCTCCGCGTACCGGCTCGGCCGGGGAGGACGACGGCTACCTTGTTACGCTGACCACCGACATGAACGCCGATCGTTCCGAGTGCCTGGTCTTCGACGCCGCGCGCCTGACTGACGGTCCGGTCGCCCGGGTGCGCCTTCCGGAACGGATCTCCAGCGGCACCCACTCCACCTGGGCGCCCGGCTCCGCGCTCCCCGGCTGGCTCGAAGGACCCGCGGACATCTGA
- a CDS encoding helix-turn-helix domain-containing protein, whose protein sequence is MTEGPRTPLPAGGQNAVAVTFGLLGDEWTLLILRQAHLGVSRYQDWREQLPISDAVLTARLARLTEHGLLTRDAYQQRPVRYEYRLAPRGLAVWPVLVAIWGWEFRWVAGRREELPWMRHRSCGRDSEPVLSCASCGERAGPRDVRSVIGPSGEAARCIPAAVTRRRSTSGDAGEAGLFPETMALIGNRWSVALLGAAFLGDRRFGQFQQRLGAPPTMVADRLRTFCALGVLRATGSDYRLTAKGRAFFPVVMTLIDWGQRWYAAPEGPTLVSVHRSCGREFLPRLVCSECGERLVERDVLVVDGARAGAP, encoded by the coding sequence ATGACCGAGGGGCCGAGAACTCCGCTGCCGGCCGGCGGACAGAACGCCGTCGCGGTCACCTTCGGTCTCCTGGGCGACGAGTGGACACTGCTGATCCTGCGCCAGGCCCATCTGGGAGTAAGCCGCTACCAGGACTGGCGCGAGCAGCTCCCGATCTCGGACGCGGTGCTCACCGCACGCCTGGCCAGACTCACGGAACACGGGCTGCTGACGCGCGATGCCTACCAGCAGCGGCCAGTGCGGTACGAGTACCGGCTCGCCCCGCGCGGGCTCGCCGTGTGGCCGGTTCTCGTCGCCATCTGGGGCTGGGAGTTCCGCTGGGTCGCGGGCAGGCGCGAGGAACTGCCGTGGATGCGGCACCGCTCCTGCGGCCGCGACAGTGAGCCGGTGCTGAGCTGCGCCAGCTGCGGCGAGCGGGCCGGACCGCGCGATGTGCGCTCCGTCATCGGGCCGAGCGGCGAGGCCGCCCGGTGCATCCCGGCGGCCGTGACACGGCGACGCAGTACCTCCGGAGACGCAGGCGAGGCCGGTCTCTTTCCGGAGACCATGGCGCTGATCGGCAACCGGTGGTCGGTCGCACTGCTGGGCGCGGCCTTCCTCGGTGATCGCCGGTTCGGACAGTTCCAGCAGCGGCTCGGCGCACCGCCGACGATGGTCGCCGACCGGTTGAGGACGTTTTGCGCACTCGGAGTCCTGCGGGCGACGGGCTCGGACTACCGGCTCACCGCCAAGGGCCGGGCGTTCTTCCCGGTGGTGATGACGCTGATCGACTGGGGGCAGCGCTGGTACGCGGCGCCGGAAGGACCCACTCTGGTGTCCGTACACCGGTCCTGCGGGCGGGAGTTCCTGCCGCGGCTGGTGTGCTCGGAGTGCGGGGAGCGGCTGGTGGAGCGCGATGTGCTCGTCGTCGACGGGGCGCGGGCGGGGGCTCCTTGA
- a CDS encoding DUF1990 family protein — MSSNRPATGRGPSYPEVGATRLGQLPDGYHHLHHTTRIGRGRAVFDAAGEAVTTWRMHRTSGARVRTSAPRAEPAVRLQVSIGVGPLRFTAPCEVIWTAYEHNRTGFAYGTLAGHPECGEESFVVDIGDDGSVWFTVMAFSRPSRWYARLAGPLVPVLQKWYAKRLSHTVRRLAADRYWR, encoded by the coding sequence ATGAGCAGCAACCGCCCCGCCACGGGCCGCGGTCCGAGCTACCCGGAGGTGGGCGCCACCCGGCTCGGCCAGCTGCCCGACGGTTACCACCATCTCCACCACACCACCCGCATCGGCCGCGGCCGCGCCGTCTTCGACGCGGCCGGCGAGGCGGTCACCACCTGGCGGATGCACCGCACATCGGGGGCCCGCGTACGCACCTCGGCGCCGCGGGCCGAGCCCGCCGTCCGGCTCCAGGTCTCGATCGGCGTGGGCCCGCTGCGGTTCACCGCGCCGTGCGAGGTGATCTGGACGGCGTACGAGCACAACCGCACGGGCTTCGCGTACGGCACCCTGGCCGGGCATCCCGAGTGCGGGGAGGAGTCCTTCGTCGTCGACATCGGGGACGACGGCTCGGTGTGGTTCACCGTCATGGCGTTCAGCCGCCCCTCCCGCTGGTACGCCCGGCTCGCCGGCCCGCTCGTGCCCGTACTGCAGAAGTGGTACGCCAAGCGGCTGAGCCACACCGTGCGGCGGCTTGCCGCCGACCGATACTGGAGGTGA
- a CDS encoding YndJ family protein, which yields MSVLVNVIVMLGMLVIVPAGLHLMDAVELAPIRRIWLLFAVPGAVSLWLPRSTSAAVLAGLYALGTLALAVQAPRRPARTRSPTPAEIAQLTALVTPCVAGLALVAERAGHELFGFGLTVLALTVPHFHFVGFAAALVAGLVCRTTAGAAGRFAALSVPLGTLLVLAGYFFDDWAELLGALLLTAGMWTVALLTWRDVRAGGRDGFTRTLLAISAAVLVATMLLALSWALGEATGLPHPNLTWMAATHGLGNALGFALCSVLAWRRLKETTA from the coding sequence ATGTCCGTACTGGTCAACGTGATCGTGATGCTCGGCATGCTGGTGATCGTGCCCGCCGGACTGCACCTCATGGACGCCGTCGAACTCGCGCCCATTCGGCGGATCTGGCTGCTGTTCGCGGTCCCCGGAGCGGTCTCGCTCTGGCTGCCACGCTCGACGTCGGCCGCCGTCCTGGCGGGCCTGTACGCGCTCGGTACGCTTGCCCTCGCCGTTCAGGCCCCGCGCCGGCCGGCCCGCACCCGCTCGCCGACGCCCGCCGAGATCGCACAGCTCACCGCGCTCGTAACCCCTTGCGTCGCCGGGCTCGCGCTCGTCGCGGAACGCGCCGGGCACGAGCTCTTCGGTTTCGGCCTGACGGTCCTCGCACTGACTGTGCCGCACTTCCACTTCGTTGGATTCGCCGCCGCCCTCGTGGCCGGCCTGGTCTGCCGCACGACGGCCGGAGCCGCCGGTCGCTTCGCCGCGCTGAGCGTGCCGCTGGGCACCCTGCTTGTGCTGGCCGGCTATTTCTTCGACGACTGGGCCGAACTGCTCGGGGCACTCCTACTCACCGCCGGCATGTGGACCGTGGCACTGCTGACCTGGCGCGATGTCCGGGCCGGCGGACGCGACGGGTTCACCCGCACCCTGCTGGCAATCTCCGCCGCCGTGCTGGTGGCGACGATGCTGCTCGCCCTGAGCTGGGCGCTCGGCGAAGCAACCGGCCTGCCCCACCCGAATCTCACCTGGATGGCCGCCACCCACGGCCTCGGCAACGCCCTCGGCTTCGCGCTCTGCTCGGTGCTCGCCTGGCGACGACTCAAGGAGACGACCGCATGA